A segment of the Frankineae bacterium MT45 genome:
GCGTCGGCGAGGAGGCCAAGTGAATGGCACCCGGGACGCCCGGGAAGACGGTGGCCAGGCCACCGGGCTCGAGGTCGTTCGGGCTGACCCGTCGACCATCTGAGTAGACGATCGGAACCCCGTTGGGGTAGTCCGCTGGATCCTGCCGGTAAGCGGTGTAGTGCAGCTGATCGCCGGGCTTCTTGATCATGGCGCCGACGAGGGCGACCAATGGCACCGTGGCGACCGCACCGCCGGCGACTACCAGCGAACGCATCAGCATCGAGCGACGAGGCAGGCCTGTGTCGTTGAGTCCGGAGCTGAGAGTCGCCGCGGTGAGGAGCTTGTCCTCCTCGGTGGAGGGCTCCTGGTGCCGGTCCTGGACGGCCTCCTCTTCCGGCATGAGCCACTTGGCCCAGAGCACCGAACCGACGCCCATGAACACCAGCATCAGCGCGAGAAGTGCGCCGAGTAGCGGTGTGTAGAAGCGGTAGTTCTGGGAGGTGAATGGCCCCTCGTAGTGGAACGGCACGGCGACGAAGACAACCACGAAGGCAACTCCGGCAAGCCCGGAGAGCAGGAAAAGCGTCGAGACGAGTCGCTCCTGGCGCTTCTCAGCCTTGGTGCCGCGCACCGGGAAACGGTCGCGACGGTGGACGATCGCGACACCGTCGACTGCGGCGCCGGCGATCATCGCCTCGTCGGTCGTCATCGACTGGATCTCTTCGATGGTGGGAACTTCTGCGTCACTCATGACTTTGCGCCAATCCACAGCACGGCGATTACCAGGGCTCCGACTCCTGCGACCCAGAGGACCAGGCCCTCCGAGACCGGCCCGATGCGGTCGATTCCGCTGCCGCCCGGGTCAGCCTCCTTCTGCAGCGAGATGACGTAGGTGACGATCGCCTTCTTCTGGTCCGGGGTGAGCTGGTTGTCGCCGAAGACCGGCATGTTCTCCGGCCCGGTCAGCATCGCCGTATAGATCTGGGTGTCGGTCGCGTCATTGAGGCCAGGTGCAACGGCACCGGCCGACAGCGGGGCACCCTTGCCGGTCGAACCGTGGCAGGAGGCGCAGTTGAGGCGGAAGAGTTCTCCACCCTGGGCGAGCTTGTCGTCGCCGAGAACCAGATTGCCCTGGGGCACCTCGGGGCCGCCCGCGATCGACTGGACGAAGGCGGCGAGCTGCTCGGTCTGCTGCTCGTCGAACTTGGCCGTCTTGCGCAGGTTCTCCGCGCTCTGGTCAGCGGCCGGCATACGACCTGTGCTGACCTGGAAGTAGACGGCGGCGCCACCGACGCCGGCCAGGGAAGGGCCGCGGTCCTTGATGCCCTGCAGGTTACCGCCGTGGCAGGTGATGCAGCTCGTCTCGTAGAGCGCCTGACCCGCAGCGATATCGGCCTGGCTGGACGAGGTGCTGTCAGCTCCCGAGGAGGTCGCGAATACCGCGTACGCCCCACCCATAGCGGTCAGGGCAGCGCCCAACACCACCACCGAGGTGATCCGCTTTCGCCAGGTCTTACGCGACCCACGGGCTTTCTTGCTCGTCGCCACGGCGACGATGTCGGTCGCGCCGGTGGCCGAGACCGCAGGGGAGAACCCCAGGTCGTCGACGTCGAACTCGTCGGTCACGGACGTCCCTTCTCAGATATCGATACGGTCGGTTGCTCGGCTTTCGGGCAGCTCGTCCGCATCAGCGAAGCAGGTAGATGACGAAGAAGAGGCCGATCCACACCACGTCGACGAAGTGCCAGTAGTACGACACCACGATCGCCGCGGTTGCCTGGGCCGGTGTGAACCGACCGAGGGTGGTGCGGGCCAGGAAGAGGAGGAACGCGATCAGGCCGCCGATGACGTGGAGTCCGTGGAAGCCGGTCGTCAGGAAGAAGACCGAGCCGTAGCCCGTGGCCGAGATGGTGTTGCCATCGCCGACCTGCAGGCGGTACTCGTTGGCCTGACCCAGGACGAAGATGAAACCCATAAGGAAAGTCAGGAAGAACCAGCGGCGGAGCAGGAAGACATCGCCGCGCTCAGCGGCGAAGACGCCGTACTGGCAGGTCACGCTGGAGAGAACCAGGATGACCGTGAAGGGCAGCGCATACATCGGGATGCCGTGCCAAAGAACCAGGTCCGGGTACTTGCCGTCCGGCAGCTGCATCGGCCAGTTCCCGGCGTTGGCCGCACGCACTGTGAAGTACATGGCGAAGAGGCCGGCGAAGAACATGAGCTCACTGGAGAGCCAGACAATGGTGCCGACGCTCACGAGGTTCGGCCGCGTCAGGGAATGCACCTTGCTGGATTCGAAAGCGGGCGCAGTGGCGGTTGAAGTCACGTACGCATTATTGCTTGCGCACCAGGGCCGTTGACGGTGGGGTCGCCCCAATGGCGCGTGTCGCTCGTTGACAGCCGATCGCCTTCAGTTTTGGACACTCAGATGGGAGCAGACCAGGAGTCGGCGGGGATTTCCTTGTGGGTGCCTTCATCGCAGGATCTGGGCATTCGGCCGCCCGTGGCGAGCCGGCGGCAGGGCCCACGATTCGGCCGACGGAATGGCCGACCGTGTGGCCGTCACCGATGCCTGAGGGCGACTGGATACGATTCGTGGCATGACGTCGCCATCGCTGCAGAACGAACGGGTCAATGTTGTGATTTACAGCAACCGTCCCGAGGTGCGCGAGCAGGTGCGCACGGCAGTTGGACGCCGCCCCGCGCCCGACTCGGCCCGCATCGACTGGATCGAATGTTCGACCAGCGCTCAGGTGATCTCCCAGATCGACTCCGGTGAACTGGACCTCGTCATCCTCGACGGTGAATCCCAGCCGACCGGAGGCATGGGCCTGGCTCGGCAGTTCAAGTACGAGATCGACAACTGCCCGCCGATCATCGTGCTGGTGGCGCGACCGCAGGACGGCTGGCTGGCCAGTTGGTCACTGGCCGATGCGGTGATCAGTGAACCGCTCGACCCGGTGACCGCCGCCTCGGTGGTGGCTGACCAGTTGCGCGCGCGGCTGGCCGGCATTCCTGTGGTCCGCTGACGCCCTCCCGCGCTGAGAAGACAATTGCGTGAGAAGTGAGCTGGACGGACGTGGACGGCGCGTGACGACCAAATGAGTGGCGAATCCGCGGCCTTCACCTGGCCCGGCACCCTGGCGGCCCTGCTGCGCCGGGAGGAGTTGACGTCGGCGAACGCCTCCTGGGCGATGAACGAGATCATGGCCGGAAACGCGACGCCGGTTCAGATCGCGTCATTCGCCGTCCTGCTCCGGGCCAAGGGGGAGACCGCGGTCGAGCTGGGCGCGCTGGCCTCGACGATGCGAGACCGTGCGGTACCGGTCGTGGTGAGCGGGCGCTCGGTCGATCTCGTCGGCACCGGCGGGGACCTGGCCCAGACCGTGAATATCACCACAATGGCGGCGCTGGTGGTCGCCGGGTCCGGGCGGCAGGTCACGAAGCACGGGAACCGGTCGGCATCCTCGGCCTGCGGGACCGCGGACGTCCTCGAGGAGTTGGGCGTCGTCATCGATCTTCCGGCAGCCGGGGTGGCTCGCACGGTTAGCGAAGCCGGTATCGGATTCTGCTTCGCCCCCGTCTACCACGCTGGAATGCGATTTGCCGGCGCGCCCAGACGAGAAATGGGAGTGCCCACCGCCTTCAACCTGCTGGGTCCCCTGACCAATCCGGCGCGCCCGGCGGCGGCGGCGATTGGCTGCGCGGACCTGCGAATGGCCTCGGTGGTGGCTCAGGTACTAGCCGACCGCGGTGACACCGCGATGGTCTTCCGCGGCGATGACGGCCTGGACGAGCTCACCACGACCACCACCTCACAGGTATGGACAGCCGAGGAGGGGGCGGTGCAGCACTCCGTGCTCGACCCGTCGGCCCTCGGGCTGGTTACAGCGACGCCGAGCGACCTGCGCGGTGGCGATCGCGTCCACAACGCCGCGGTGGTGCGTGACGTACTGGCCGGAGCGCCCGGGCCGATCCGGGACGCCGTGCTGCTCAACGCCGCCGCTGGCATAGCGGCCTTCGACGGCTTGGGCGGTGCGGCGTTGCTCGATGCGCTGGCTCGAGGCCTCGAACTCGCCCGGAACTCGCTCGATAGCGGTGCCGCCGCCACGCTGCTTGCGAAGTGGGTACAGGTAAGCACGGCCGCACGCGACGACCAGCCCGCTAGCTAGCTAAGGGTGGTCTCCTGAGAGCGGCCAGACGCTCGCTGTGCCCGGCGGCTACCTCGCTCTTCTCGGAGTCGGCCGCTCGGCCCCGGCCGCTTGGACTCAGGAGCTTGGCCTCAGCCGCTTGGACTCAGCAGCTTGGCCTAGGCAGCTTGGACTAGGCCGCTACGACTCCGTGTAGCCGATTGAGAAGGCCGCGTCGAGGTCGTGCTGGGAGTAGGCCCGGAAGGCGATGTGGGTGTCCGTGTGGAGCACTCCGGGCACCTTGCTGATCCGGCCCGCGATCACAGCAGCGACATCGTCGAACTCGCGCACTCGCACGATGACGATCAGATCTACGTCGCCGGAGACGGAGTAGACCTCGCTCACCCCGTCGAGATCGGCCAACTGCTGCGCCACCTCAGGGATGCTGTCGGATTCGACGGAGACCAGGACGATCGCTGTGATCATGATCGCGATCCTAGCGAGCTTCCGCACCGCGTGGGCCTCACCTCGCCGGCCGGCTCAGCAGTGGCAGGCGGCGTCGATCGGCGAACGGATCGGCATCGCGCCGCCGGCGCTCGTCCGCGTGGCTGGCCAGCCCCAGTGAGCCGGCTCCGAATGCCGGGTGGGACCAGGCCTGGGACGTCTGTACCAGTCGTGTTCGTGGCTGCTCGAGCCAGCGCAGGATGCATTCGGTCTCTTCGGCCAGCGCTGCCGGCAGGGGGCCCGGCCCGGGGCGCACCGCCTCGGCGTTGGTCAGCAAAGCGTCGATCACCTCCCACGGCGATCGCCCGCGTTCGGCCACGCCGGCCGCGGTGAGTCGGCCGTGGCTCACCACGGAGAGTTCCCAGCCACCTGAACCGTCGGGCGCGGCCGCCACAAGCTGTTCGATGCTCGTCAGTGAGCGAAGCCGCTGCATTCGGGCGCAGGCGCGAACCACAACAGCCATTCGATCGCGTACCACTCCGGCCTGCTCGTAACGCTGGGCCGTGGACAGTTGCTCAACCTTGAGTCGCAGCGGCTCGATCAACGGGCGCGCGTCGCCTGACCAGGCGCGCGCCACCAGTTCCGTCAGATCGGAGTAGTGGGCGGGCGTCACCTCTCCCTCGCAGGGTGCGCAGCAGCGACCTATGCCGGCTAGCGCGCAGGCGGCACGGACCCGGCGCCGCAGCGAGAGGCGGTCGCTGCATTGGCGGAGCGGGACCGCATCGTGGATCGCGTCCCGGACGGCCTCTGCCTGCCGTTGAGTCCGAAGCGGGCCCAGGTAGTGAGCGTTGTCATTGCGCACCTCCCGAACGATGGACAGCCGCGGGTAGACCTCGCTGGTGAGCTTTAACCAGACTTGCCGCTCGGGGAACTTCGATCGCCGGTTGTAGCGCGGTTTGTGCGCCGCGATGAGCCTGAGCTCCCGAACCTGGGCCTCGAGGGGATGACTGCACGCGATCGGATCGACTCGGGCCGCCAAGCCCACCATCTCGCCCATCCGACTGCGAGTCTCGCTGGCCAGGAAGTACTGGCGTACCCGGGAACGGATGTTGCGGCTGGTCCCGACGTAGAGCGGTTCGCCCCGATCGTCTCGAAAGATATAGACGCCCGGCGAGGTGGGGAGCCCGTCGGCCAGGTGACGTTTGCGGCGCTGGGCGTCGGAGACCTTGCTGGTGAACGCCTTTAGCTCCGGCAAGGTCTGGACACCGATGTTCCCGAGCCGGGCGATAAGGCCGTGCAGGACGTCCACGGTGGCTCGGGCGTCGGCCAGCGCTCGGTGAACCGGTGTCGTCGTGGCCTGGAAGTAAGCGGCCAAGGTGGAGAGCTTGCAGTTGGGCACCTCGTCGCGAGTAAGCACACGCCGTGCCAGCACAGCTGTGTCGAGCACGGGGAACATCGGCCAGGGAATCTGGCCCGCGTCGGCCGCCGCCCGCATGAAGCCGACGTCGAACGGTGCGTTGTGGGCGACCAGGGTGCTGCCGCGGGCGAACTCCAGGAACGACAGCAGTACCTCGCCGACCGGTGGTGCCCCGACCACCATCGCGTCGGTGATTCCGGTGAGCACGCTGACAAAGGGGGTAATCCCGATGCCCGGGTCGACGAGGGATTGAAACTCGCCGAGGACGACGCCGCCTCGGACCCTTACCGCCCCGAATTCGGTGATGGCGTCACTGCCGGCGCTCCCACCAGTGGTCTCCAGATCGACCACCGTGAAGGTGGTCTGCTGCAGCGTCTCATCGAGGTCGTCGAGACTCGTCTGGACGAAGGTGGGGGCTGGGGTCGGACTCACGAATCGGACGTTAGCCAGAGGGTCTGACAGAAATGAGAAAGCTCGCCGACCACCAGAGCGAGTGCCGAAAATTGTCAGACCCCGGTCCTACCTTGGCGACGAGTCCACGGCGTCACCCGACGCCATCGTCTTGGAGGTACACATGCTGATCGACTGCCGAACCTGTTCCATTCGCGCCACCGGGTGCGCCGACTGTGTCATCACTGTGCTCCTAGCGAGCCCACCTATCGACGCTGAGTTCGAGCCGGACCTGGCTGGGTCGGTCGCAGTGGTCGAGTTCGACCCGCAGGAGCACTCCGCCCTCGCCGCGCTGGCCGACGGCGGGCTCATCCCGCCGCTGCGGATGAGCCGGGACGAAGAGGACGGCCTGGCCTCGCCGGAGCCCGACGTGTCCCGGCGCGCCGCGCGCGGAAACCGACAGGGGCTTAACGTCGCGCCTGCACGATGTCGACGGGTCGGATGAGCGGCGTCACAGAATCGATGTGTCGTGGGTCACCACTTGTGGGAAATCTCAGGCCGAGGGGTACATAAACGCTGGCACCTAGGCCACCTAGCTAACGCGGCTGAGAACCGGCCGCATGTCATCGTTGCCCAAGAACGCGATCATCCCGTAATCTTTCCGAGACCTTACGTCTAGCCGATTCCCGCCCGGGATTCACCGTTTGGTCACCGCCGAATCACGACGACGGCTACGCACGGGGGTGCAGCTTTCGCTGCCATCTCTGCTGCCTGCCTGTGAACCGGGGACCCATCCGTTCCCTGGGGTGAATCGACGCGTGTCTACGACTGAGTAGTAGTACTCAGCAGTAGCCAGCGCCGTAGGGCTTCTTCCGGCCCGAACCCGTCAGCTAACTCGGTAGGCGGTCAAGGGAAGAAGGAGTTGCGCCAACTGTGGCGTTGAAGAACCTCAATAACGGCATTCGACTTTTGCTTGCGGGTTCACTTGTAGCTGGCGTTGGATTTGCGCTCCCGGTTGTTGCCGGCGCCGATCCGACCTCTGCCGCTGCCACCCGGCAGAAGCTCGACGTCCTGGCTGTTCAGAGCAGCCAGCTGACCGAAAAATACGACCAGGCGCAGACGATTGTCGCCGCGAAGCAGGCCGCAGCCAATCTGGCCCAGCAGCAGGCCCAGCAGGCCGCGGCGGCGTTCCAGGCCGCCCGCGCTCGCCTGAGCGAGGTTGTGGTCGCTCAGTACGAATCGCCGGCCTTCAGCTCGACTGGTGCACTCCTCACCAGCGACAGCGGCCAGCAGTACCTCGATACGGTCAGCAACCTGACCCTCATCTCCACCAATCGAGGCGATGTTGTCGTCCAGTTCGACGGTGCAGCGAAAGCCTCTGCCGCCGCCACGAAGGCCGCTGCCGCAGCCCTGGCCGCCGCCACCAAGACGCGCGACGCCCTGAACGCCCAGCGCACCACGCTGGCCCAGTCGATCGCCAAGTACCAGGGCCTGCTCGCCACGCTCACCGCGGCTGAGCAGCGGACCTACCGCAACACGAACACGGTCGCTGACACCGCCGTCGCGGTGAAAGCCGCCGTACCGGTCACCGTCCCGGCTCCGACGGCCGCCGCCGGAAAGGCCGTCGCCTTCGCGCTGGCCCAAGTCGGCAAGCCGTACGTCTTCGGTGCGTCCGGACCGGGTGCCTACGACTGCTCCGGATTGACCTCGGCCGCGTACGCAGCCGCCGGCATCTCGCTCCCGCACAGCGCGGAAGGGCAGTACAGCTACGGCACCCACGTCAGCTTCGGGCAGCTCGAGCCCGGCGACCTGATCTTCCTGTACCAGCCGATCGGACACGTCGAGATCTACATCGGCGGTGGGCTGGCCGTCTCGGCGCCCACCAGCGGTGAGAACGTCAAGGTCATCACGGTTTCGGCTGGAGACGGCTACACCGGAGCAACCCGGCTAACCTGATCGGCGTGCTGCACCACCGACGTCGTCGCACTGTACTGCTGGCCTGTGCGACGCAGATTCTGGTCGCCCTGCTAGGGCTGGCGGCTGTCGTTGCCTGGACTTCGCCCAGCGATTCGTCCCGCGCAGCCGAAGCCGGGCCGACCGGCTCCGGGACCGCGCCCACGCAGGCGCAGGTCGCTGCCCTGCTGGCAAGCCAGAGCAGCGCCATGATCGCTCGGGACCGGTCGCGATTCGCGGCCGGTCTCGACCCGTCTCCGGCCGCGAAGACCTACCGGGACGCGCAACTCGCCGCCTTCGGCAACATCGCCGACGTTCCGCTCGCGTCCTGGGTCGAGAGCATCGACTCGCCGGTGACCGCCACCGACGCGGCCCAGGCGGCGACGACCCGGCTCGGGGCGAACGCCACCATCGTCAAGGTTCAGTTGGCCTACGCGCTGCGCGATGTCGATCCGGCGCCGACTCTGCACTCGCTCTGGTTGACCTTCGTCCATCGAGACGGACGGACGGTGATCTCCAGTGACTCCGATCTCGCCGACCAGGCCGGGGCGAGCTGGCACGGCCTGTGGGACTACGGCAAGGTCGACGTGTATCGAGGCGCATCGAGCCTGGTACTGGCCCATCCCCAATTTGCCGCACTGCTGCCCGTGTACGCGGGCGTCGTTGACAGCGCTGTGAAGGCCGTGACAGCGGTGTGGGGATCTGACTGGACCCGACAGGTCGCCGTCGTCATCCCCGATACCCAGGACGAAATGACGGCCGTGATCGGCAACGATCTGGTGCTCAACCAGATCGACGCCGTCTCGGTGGCCGACGTGGACAACCCGGAGGCCGGCCAGTTGCTCGGACAGCGGGTGGTGCTCAACCCGGCCAACCTGCAGAAGCTCAGCGACGTCGGCGAGCAGATCGTGCTCCGCCACGAAGTCACACTGATCGCCACCCGCCCCACCGTGGGCACTGGGATGCCCACCTGGTTGATCGAGGGGTTCGCCGAGTATGTGGCGAACCTCAACAGCGGCCAGACGGTGAAATTCGCCGCGTCCGAACTCAGCCACGACGTCGCCGCCGGCCGGGTGCCGACGTCCCTGCCGACCACGACCGACTACAACAGCGAGAACACCCGAATCGCTCAGGTCTACGAAGAGTCCTGGTTGGCCTGCCGTTACATCGCCGCTCGAGCCGGCGAGTCCGGGCTGCTGAAGTTCTACCGGGCCGTCGCAGCCGCGATCCAGGCGGTCCCGGCGGCAACCGCCGATGAGGCGGTGAACGGCGCGCTAAAGTCTGTGCTCGGCGTCTCGACCACCCAGTTCGCATCCGGTTGGTCGGGCTATCTGCGGGCTCAGCTGAGCTGACGTCCCGCGGGACCAGCCTCACTCGTAGGAACGGAGACTCTCCCGTGGCGCAGCGCACCCGGCGCACGCTGATCGTCACCAACGACTTTCCGCCCCGGCAGGGAGGCATCCAGTCGTTCGTCCATGCCATGGCAACCCGCCAGCCGGCCGATGAACTGCTTGTCTATGCCTCCGACTACCCGGGCGCGGCGGAGTTCGACGCGAAGCAACCATTTCGGGTGATCCGGCACGGCACCGGCATGCTGCTGCCGACTCCGGCCGCCAGTCGCGCTATCACCGCGGCGGCGCGGGACTTCGCGGCCACCGCGGTCTGGTTCGGTG
Coding sequences within it:
- a CDS encoding menaquinol-cytochrome c reductase iron-sulfur subunit precursor, with product MSDAEVPTIEEIQSMTTDEAMIAGAAVDGVAIVHRRDRFPVRGTKAEKRQERLVSTLFLLSGLAGVAFVVVFVAVPFHYEGPFTSQNYRFYTPLLGALLALMLVFMGVGSVLWAKWLMPEEEAVQDRHQEPSTEEDKLLTAATLSSGLNDTGLPRRSMLMRSLVVAGGAVATVPLVALVGAMIKKPGDQLHYTAYRQDPADYPNGVPIVYSDGRRVSPNDLEPGGLATVFPGVPGAIHLASSPTLIIRLRPGQRVHARKGQESDNFGDFVAFSKICTHAGCPASLYEQQTTRLLCPCHQSQFEVLQDAKPVFGPATRPLPRLPLGVEIIDGRQYFVAKSDFREPIGPGYWERKA
- a CDS encoding menaquinol-cytochrome c reductase cytochrome c1 subunit precursor: MTDEFDVDDLGFSPAVSATGATDIVAVATSKKARGSRKTWRKRITSVVVLGAALTAMGGAYAVFATSSGADSTSSSQADIAAGQALYETSCITCHGGNLQGIKDRGPSLAGVGGAAVYFQVSTGRMPAADQSAENLRKTAKFDEQQTEQLAAFVQSIAGGPEVPQGNLVLGDDKLAQGGELFRLNCASCHGSTGKGAPLSAGAVAPGLNDATDTQIYTAMLTGPENMPVFGDNQLTPDQKKAIVTYVISLQKEADPGGSGIDRIGPVSEGLVLWVAGVGALVIAVLWIGAKS
- a CDS encoding cytochrome c oxidase subunit 3, producing MTSTATAPAFESSKVHSLTRPNLVSVGTIVWLSSELMFFAGLFAMYFTVRAANAGNWPMQLPDGKYPDLVLWHGIPMYALPFTVILVLSSVTCQYGVFAAERGDVFLLRRWFFLTFLMGFIFVLGQANEYRLQVGDGNTISATGYGSVFFLTTGFHGLHVIGGLIAFLLFLARTTLGRFTPAQATAAIVVSYYWHFVDVVWIGLFFVIYLLR
- a CDS encoding anthranilate phosphoribosyltransferase encodes the protein MSGESAAFTWPGTLAALLRREELTSANASWAMNEIMAGNATPVQIASFAVLLRAKGETAVELGALASTMRDRAVPVVVSGRSVDLVGTGGDLAQTVNITTMAALVVAGSGRQVTKHGNRSASSACGTADVLEELGVVIDLPAAGVARTVSEAGIGFCFAPVYHAGMRFAGAPRREMGVPTAFNLLGPLTNPARPAAAAIGCADLRMASVVAQVLADRGDTAMVFRGDDGLDELTTTTTSQVWTAEEGAVQHSVLDPSALGLVTATPSDLRGGDRVHNAAVVRDVLAGAPGPIRDAVLLNAAAGIAAFDGLGGAALLDALARGLELARNSLDSGAAATLLAKWVQVSTAARDDQPAS
- a CDS encoding transcriptional regulator, AsnC family, which encodes MITAIVLVSVESDSIPEVAQQLADLDGVSEVYSVSGDVDLIVIVRVREFDDVAAVIAGRISKVPGVLHTDTHIAFRAYSQHDLDAAFSIGYTES
- a CDS encoding DNA polymerase-3 subunit epsilon — its product is MSPTPAPTFVQTSLDDLDETLQQTTFTVVDLETTGGSAGSDAITEFGAVRVRGGVVLGEFQSLVDPGIGITPFVSVLTGITDAMVVGAPPVGEVLLSFLEFARGSTLVAHNAPFDVGFMRAAADAGQIPWPMFPVLDTAVLARRVLTRDEVPNCKLSTLAAYFQATTTPVHRALADARATVDVLHGLIARLGNIGVQTLPELKAFTSKVSDAQRRKRHLADGLPTSPGVYIFRDDRGEPLYVGTSRNIRSRVRQYFLASETRSRMGEMVGLAARVDPIACSHPLEAQVRELRLIAAHKPRYNRRSKFPERQVWLKLTSEVYPRLSIVREVRNDNAHYLGPLRTQRQAEAVRDAIHDAVPLRQCSDRLSLRRRVRAACALAGIGRCCAPCEGEVTPAHYSDLTELVARAWSGDARPLIEPLRLKVEQLSTAQRYEQAGVVRDRMAVVVRACARMQRLRSLTSIEQLVAAAPDGSGGWELSVVSHGRLTAAGVAERGRSPWEVIDALLTNAEAVRPGPGPLPAALAEETECILRWLEQPRTRLVQTSQAWSHPAFGAGSLGLASHADERRRRDADPFADRRRLPLLSRPAR
- a CDS encoding Cell wall-associated hydrolase, NlpC family → MALKNLNNGIRLLLAGSLVAGVGFALPVVAGADPTSAAATRQKLDVLAVQSSQLTEKYDQAQTIVAAKQAAANLAQQQAQQAAAAFQAARARLSEVVVAQYESPAFSSTGALLTSDSGQQYLDTVSNLTLISTNRGDVVVQFDGAAKASAAATKAAAAALAAATKTRDALNAQRTTLAQSIAKYQGLLATLTAAEQRTYRNTNTVADTAVAVKAAVPVTVPAPTAAAGKAVAFALAQVGKPYVFGASGPGAYDCSGLTSAAYAAAGISLPHSAEGQYSYGTHVSFGQLEPGDLIFLYQPIGHVEIYIGGGLAVSAPTSGENVKVITVSAGDGYTGATRLT